ggtttttttgtttgagtgaaaAACCTTTTTCCAGACGAGTGAGCAGCCGCATCATCAAATAGATATGGCACCATTTTGGTCCCTTTGGTTATGTTGGATCAGGATAATAGAGTTGTCCTTACTGTTGCAGTGCTGCCTAAAGAGAGATGGCCCATCTGCTGGGTAAGAGGAGCCAACATGGAGGAAGGCTGCAATGACATGGGATGTTCCATAGAGGGCGATAAAACTGCACCCTAAAGAGAGAAGGCGAAAGGTCGGTACATGAAACATTTGCATATACCGTATGAAGAGAGGACAGACTACATCTTTATGTAGAATAAGTGCATAAAACGAAGACAGAACTATAgaataaaaacaagagcaagACCAAGAAGAACAGCAAAGACTTCAAATCAGACACTTTATGAAATTCAAATGGACCCTGTGCAATAAAAACGTAATGGCTGCATGCATGTGAAGAGTGAAGCAGACAGGGATGAGAGAATGGGCAGTACTGTGGGTACATTCTAAAGGAAACACCTACAGGATAACTGACCTGTGTCTCACTGATTTctcactcatcacacacacacacacacacacacacactcatacacacacacacacacacacagaaacactcgtgttctctctcaggtatACAGTGATAACAGTGAAGAGGCTGTGGATGACCTAGAGTAACTTTTACAGGTTTGGGCCATGTTGTCTTCCCTGTTACAGTCATGGagacaatgaaaatgacaacGTGAAAGAAATGCCGGGGGGGGTGTTATTAATCCCTTACCGGGTGCTGCATGATGTAAGGTTGGTGTGCCATCCAAGAGGGACTCTGTACctggaggaaaacacacacacacacacgcacacgcacacacacgtacacacacacacacacccccaggaGAAAGTGCAAACACTTTAGCAAAGGGCAGGTGTTCTTCAAAAGGCAAATATTCGCTGGGtttaacaaacaaagcaaacaggGTTTCATCACAAAGACACAGCTGAATCATCGTCTTCACCATAATCTCCACAGCTCTCCACAACGGTTAGATAGGAGGAACAGGCTGCACTGTTTATCCAAAAGCACTATTTACACACTCAATCAATAAagtcacacctctctctgtcctaaGCCCCCAAACATGACAAATatggaagaagaggaagagaaataaaaaaaaaagactaatgaAAAATGTTCTACCTGATAGGTGGAGACCGGAGAGATATAGGGAGACACAGCCGTCTGAGCCATAATCCTGTTCCCCATGTAGGGAGAGGCAtaatacctgagagagagagagagagagagagagagagagaaacagattctAGTAGTGCTCTATAATTCAACAGGATAATCTTGACAATCTTTACCGTGGGGATGCTGCATTAATTTCCATTCACATAAAGACAGATAAAGACAGACGTcagttaaaatcatttttaaacagattcaTTAGGCAATTTGTAGGCACGGCAATAAGCTGCATCTTACCCGTTCTGAAGGGCAGCTGTATTGGGGTCATATGTCAGCGTCATGCCACCCTAAAAAATTCAATGAAAGAcagcgtatgtgtgcatgttgaGCTATACCAACATTAACACAAATCACATTCATATCAATTTGAACCATACAAAACGAACTCGTGACCCAAGCATAAGTTCAAATGCTCTATAATAATCTGATGTGTAACATCAGATGTGATGTGTGCTTAAGCATACAGATGCCTGACTTACTAGTCTGACCTCAGCGTCTCTGGACCAGCTTCTTCCATTGGGCACGTACTTATTCTGACTCAACCTCCTTTTCTGTCCACCATCTGCAAACTTACAAAGTAAAGGCTCGGATGCACctgcaaacgcacacacacacacacacacacacacagacacacagacacacacacacacgcacgtacacacacgcacaaacaggcAGGCAGGAGAGGTGATGATGAGAAGAGGAAGCAGAGGGAAATTACAGATGATGTGAACAGACATCAAGTGGCCAAACCAAAGTAGAAATTAACCTAGATTTCCAGACGCTGTCTTGATGAACTTGCCATTGAAGTGAGAGATAACAGCATCACACTTTTCTGTTGACTCCATCCTGAGAGACACAAGGAAACCTCAGAAAAATGacatacactttcacacaagcttacacacacacacacacacgcacacgcacacacacacacacacacacacacacgcacacacacatacaatctcacgtgtgcacacacacgcacatatgcacagacacaacacatcctctgaaacacaagacaaagTGAAAGCCCATAACATCCTGCcaggaacacatacacacacacacacacacacacacacacttacctggCAAAGCCTACTCCTCGGCTCACACCGTTCGTGTCTCTGAGGATTCGTGTAGAGACAACCTGGCCGAAGGGCTTGAGCAGATTCTCCAGCTCCTGCTCGTCCATGGACAGAGGCAGGTTGGACAGGTACAGATTGGTCGGGTCCTGCTCCTGTTGCTGAattccaaaataaaacacaacattataCCACGTTATACTTGTAAttcttgttattttttcttCCGTTCATGTTCATCTCATATATTAGCAAAAGCAGACTGCAGCAATGACTAATGTCTCTGCATTTTTGGTTGTCTGACCACATTTTTCACTGCGGTACAGTGAAGAGGTCACCAAAACACAACAGGAATTTGAAGATTGTGAAATCATGGATTG
This sequence is a window from Chanos chanos chromosome 4, fChaCha1.1, whole genome shotgun sequence. Protein-coding genes within it:
- the rbms1a gene encoding RNA-binding motif, single-stranded-interacting protein 1, with translation MIFANTANPVRTPYRKQPPPSLPMAPSSPSTNSSTNNSSSSSSSTTGWEQLSKTNLYIRGLPPATTDHDLVKLCQPYGKIVSTKAILDKTTNKCKGYGFVDFDSPVSAQKAVAALKSSGVQAQMAKQQEQDPTNLYLSNLPLSMDEQELENLLKPFGQVVSTRILRDTNGVSRGVGFARMESTEKCDAVISHFNGKFIKTASGNLGASEPLLCKFADGGQKRRLSQNKYVPNGRSWSRDAEGGMTLTYDPNTAALQNGYYASPYMGNRIMAQTAVSPYISPVSTYQVQSPSWMAHQPYIMQHPGAVLSPSMEHPMSLQPSSMLAPLTQQMGHLSLGSTATFIPANTAMQGAYIPQYTHVPPAAIPAEDNSAQPQGDSSSDPSQYSYQPAKQ